GGTCAGCATCATGTACATGGCGTTGGAATAGCCGATCTGGCGCGGCAGCAGCTGCGTGCCGCCCCCCCCCGGCATCGAGCCGATCCGCGCCTCGGTCAGCCCGAACCGCGCCTTGTCCGACGCGATGCGGATATCGGCGCACAGCGCAAGTTCCAGCCCGCCGCCGACGGCGATACCGTTGATGGCGCAGATCACCGGCTTTTCGGTGCCGATCCGTAGCTCGGATTCCTCTTCGCCGCGCCCGAATTCGCCTTCGACGAAACTGTGCTGCACGGCCAGCGTCTTTTTCAGATCCGCCCCGGCGCAAAAGGCCCGCTCGCCCGCGGCGGTCAGGATGACGACACGAACCGAATTGTCCATCTGGCAGTCATGGAAGGCGTCGGTCAGTTCCTTCATGGTCTCGGGATCAAGCGAGTTCATCGCCTCGGGGCGATTGAGCATGATCGTCGCGACATTGTTCTTCTTGGTGAAAACGATGGCCAAACCTGACCTCCCTTGCAGTTGCCGGGCGCGCGGTCATGTGCGCCCCGATGCCATTGTGTTTCCGCTTTGCAGGCGCCGCGGCAAGGCAAGCTTTGGCACGGCGCATTGAGAAAAAGGAAACGACCGCCCAAGCAAGGTCGATGTGGAATGTGAGAGATTGTCAAAGCCTTGAAAGTTTTTGGCGCGTTGACCGTCTGACCCCCCCTGCGGATATTTGCGAGGAAAAGACACGCCCCGGACGCACTGGCCCCGCCTGTGCCGCCCGTTCCCCCGCAACCGGAGAAAGGTCCGCGATGGCACCCCTGCAAGGCTTGCGAATTCTGGAAACGGCACCCGCGAACACGCCGCGGTGCCTGCTTCAGTGCATTGCGATGACGGGCCGCGTTGCCGCCGACTTCGGTGCCGATGTCCGCGTGGCCCGCGGCATGCGCGACAGCTTCAGCGCGGCCGAACAGGCCTTTCTGGACCACGGCAAACTGCCGGCCGAGCCGGGAGATACGGCCGCGCCCGACGTCATCCTTGGCACCAGCGACAACCTGATGACGGCGCGGGTGCGCGTGCTGTTCAGCGCCATCGCCGGCCAGTCCGACCTTCCGGTCACCGAATTCACCGTGATGGCCCGTTCCGGCCTGCTGGACATCGTTGGCGAGCCAGGGCGCGAGCCGCTCAAGCTTTCGGGGCACCAGCTGGCCTATGCGACGGGTCTTGTCGGCTATACGGCCATGCTGGCCGGGCTGGGGCGCGACGTGCCTTCGACCCTGGATCTGTCGATGATGGAAACCTCGGTCTGGCTGAACTGGAAATCCGCCGCGGTGGCCAAGATGTCGGGCAGCGCCTCGCATCGCAAGGGCTCGGGCGCCGAATGGCAGGCGGTGCGCTGCGCCGATGGCTATGTGGCGCTGGTCTATGAAGATGCCGACTGGCCGGCGATCGTCGCGCTGACCGGCTCGACGCGGCTGGCCGATCCGGCCTTTGCGACCAAGGAGGGCCGCGCCGCCAGCGTGCCCGAAATCGCGCGCGAGATCGAGGCGGGGCTATTGTCGCGCACCCGCGCCGAGCTGCGCGACATCGCGCTTGCCAGGCGCCTGCCGTTCGGCCCGATCTGGAGCGTCGACGATCTTCCCGCCGATCGCCACATGCTTGCCCGCAATTTCTTTGAAACCGTCGACGGACGCACCCTCCCGCGCGCGCCGGTGCTGTGGAACGGACAGCCCCCGGCTGCCACAACTGAAGGCTGAAGGCAGATGAGCAGCATGAAATCCTGCCGGGTTCTCGATCTTGGCATCATCACCGCGGGTGCCGGAACCTCGGCCGTGCTTTCCGATCTTGGTGCCGAGGTGATCAAGATCGAAAGCCCGACCTATCGCGATCCCTTCCGGGTCTGGCCCGGCGTTCCGCAGAAAGAGCCGACGGCCAACCCGATCTCGCCCTTCTTCCGCGCGACGAACCGGGGCAAGAAGAACATCGGCCTCAATCTCAAGGATCCGCGCGGTCGGGCGATTTTCCTGCAACTGGTGGACAAGGCCGATATCGTGGTCGAGAATTTCCGCCGCGGCGTGCTGGACCGGCTGGGTCTGGGGTTCGAGACGCTGAAGCAGGTCAACCCCGACATCATCCTAGCCTCGGTTTCAAGCCAGGGCGAATTCGGCCCCGACCGCGATTATGTCTCGTTCGGCTCGACGCTCGAGGCAGTGGGCGGGCTGGCGGATTCGACCGGCTATCGCGGCGGCCCGCCGATCATCACCGGGCGCGAGCTGAACTTTCCCGACCAGATCGCGGTTGTCTATGCTGCGGGCGCGATCCTGACGGCCTGGCAGGGCCGCAGGGCAGGGCGCGGCGCGGTCCATCTGGATCTGTCGCAGCGCGAGCTGACCAGCTTTCTGTGCGGCGAGATGTTTGCCGGGGATCGCCCGGCCCGCGACGGTAATGCCGATGCGCGCTATCCGGGGCAGGGGTGCTATCTGTGCCGCGACGGCATGTGGATCGCCCTGTCGCCGCTGCCGGGCGAGGCGGCACGGCTGTGCGGCGACGGGTCTGCGCCGCTGACGGACAGGCTGGGCCGCTGGGCCGCCGGCCATGACAGCGCCGCCGCGCTTGCCATGGCCCGCGCGGCCGGGATCGCGGCTGCGCCGGTATCGGACGGGCTGGACCTTTTGCGGCTGGGCGACGAATGGCGCGGCGCCGTCATCACCGCGCCGGACGGGATGATCCTCAAGGGGATGCCCTTTACCTGCCGCGAAGAAGCCTTCACCGTATCGACCGAGGCGGCAGAGTTCGGGGCGGATACCGCCGAGGTTCTGAGCTCGCTTGCCGGGCTTGGCCAGGACGCGCTGGACACGCTTGCCGCCGAGGGGGTGATCGCGCTGCCCGCCCGCGAGACAGCGGAAGGCTAGGGCGATGAGGGGGGAAAGAGTCATGCCTTTGGCGGCACAACTTGCCGAACGCGCGACAGGCATCCGTTGGCGCGACCTGCCGGATGGCGCGGCGCAAACCGCCTGCACCGGCTTTGCCGATTATGGCGCTTGCCTGTTCCTGGGCCTGGCCGAGCCGGTCAACACCGGCTTGCGCAAGGTCTTTGGGCCCGTTGGGGGCGGGGCATCGCTATATTTCTCGCATGACCTGTGCGATCCGGCAGTGGCCGCCATGCTGAACTCGGCGGCGGCCCATGCGTCCAACATCGACGACAATGCGCTCAAGGGCAGCCATGTCTCGTCCGTGCTGGCCCCCGCGATTCTGGCCGAGGCCGAGCGGATCGGGGCCAGCGGCCGCGCCTGCGTCACCGCCTATGTCGCCGGATACGAGACATGGGCCAGCCTGGTCGCGGTCGAGGCGGATTCCTACAATGCCGCCGGCTGGCACCAGACCACCGCCCTTGCGCCGCTGGCCGTTGCTGCGGCGGTGGCCAATCTGACCGGGATGACGGCGGCTGACACCGCGCAGGCGATCGGCATTGCCGCGTCGATGACCGGCGGGCTGGTGGCGAACTTCAACGGCTTCGTGAAGCCGATGCAGGTCGGCCGCGCGGCACGCGCGGGGATCGAGGCGGCGGCGCTGGCGCGCAACGGCTTCATCTCGTCCCCGCTGGTGCTGGAGGGCACGGGCGGCCTGTTTGCCGCGCTGTCGCCCAAGCAGAACTGGTCGCTTGACCGGATCGGGTCCGGCGAATGGCAGATCTGCGCGCAGGGGCTGAACCTAAAGCAATACCCAAATGCCGCCACCAACCACCGGGCGCTGGATGGCATGGCCGAGCTGATCGCCACGCATGACATCCGTCCTGCCGATGTCGCCCGGATCGTGGTGCCGATCACCCGCCACCAGCACGAGGTCATCCGCTCTCGCCTGCCGGACCCACCAGCCCGCGCACCGCTGCTGATGATCGAACCCGCCCTTGCGGCGCTGCTGTTCGGCCGGCGGCTCGCTGCCCGCGACCTGCTGCCCGAGGCCATCGACCGCCCGGACCGGGCCGCCCTGGCGGCACGGGTCGCGATCGAGGTGATCGACGCGCCCGACGAGGATCGGGCGCCGAACCTTGGCTACCGATCGGATCTGCAGGTGACGCTGACGACTGGTGAGACGCTTGTCGCCACGCCCTCGCCGGTTGCGCTTGGCCATTTCACCGCGCCGTTCACCCGCGCGCAGCTCAACGCGAAATTCACCGGCGCCGCCATAGGTGCAGGCCTGTCCAACGGCGCCGGGGCACTGTTCGAGGCGCTTGCCGATCTTGCCACACTCGACAGCGTTGCCGCGCTTCCGCGCTATGACGCCCATTACCGAAACGACGAACGAACGGACGGAACACGATGCTGAACAAGCAGGTCGCCAGCGCCGCCGAGGCGCTGAAGGACGTAAAGGACGGATCGACCGTCCTGCTGGGCGGGTTCGGGATGGTCGGCCACCCGATGCACCTGATCGAGGGGCTTCTCGAACAGGGGG
The Gemmobacter sp. DNA segment above includes these coding regions:
- a CDS encoding enoyl-CoA hydratase/isomerase family protein, encoding MAIVFTKKNNVATIMLNRPEAMNSLDPETMKELTDAFHDCQMDNSVRVVILTAAGERAFCAGADLKKTLAVQHSFVEGEFGRGEEESELRIGTEKPVICAINGIAVGGGLELALCADIRIASDKARFGLTEARIGSMPGGGGTQLLPRQIGYSNAMYMMLTAEIIPADEALRLGLVAKIVPHENLLAEAEAIAEKIAGNAPLSVRAIKKVAKDGLDLPLASGLRLERYTWGLIRGTEDRDEGRRAFAEKRKPDYKGR
- a CDS encoding CoA transferase; the protein is MTGRVAADFGADVRVARGMRDSFSAAEQAFLDHGKLPAEPGDTAAPDVILGTSDNLMTARVRVLFSAIAGQSDLPVTEFTVMARSGLLDIVGEPGREPLKLSGHQLAYATGLVGYTAMLAGLGRDVPSTLDLSMMETSVWLNWKSAAVAKMSGSASHRKGSGAEWQAVRCADGYVALVYEDADWPAIVALTGSTRLADPAFATKEGRAASVPEIAREIEAGLLSRTRAELRDIALARRLPFGPIWSVDDLPADRHMLARNFFETVDGRTLPRAPVLWNGQPPAATTEG
- a CDS encoding CaiB/BaiF CoA transferase family protein, which produces MSSMKSCRVLDLGIITAGAGTSAVLSDLGAEVIKIESPTYRDPFRVWPGVPQKEPTANPISPFFRATNRGKKNIGLNLKDPRGRAIFLQLVDKADIVVENFRRGVLDRLGLGFETLKQVNPDIILASVSSQGEFGPDRDYVSFGSTLEAVGGLADSTGYRGGPPIITGRELNFPDQIAVVYAAGAILTAWQGRRAGRGAVHLDLSQRELTSFLCGEMFAGDRPARDGNADARYPGQGCYLCRDGMWIALSPLPGEAARLCGDGSAPLTDRLGRWAAGHDSAAALAMARAAGIAAAPVSDGLDLLRLGDEWRGAVITAPDGMILKGMPFTCREEAFTVSTEAAEFGADTAEVLSSLAGLGQDALDTLAAEGVIALPARETAEG
- a CDS encoding MmgE/PrpD family protein — encoded protein: MPLAAQLAERATGIRWRDLPDGAAQTACTGFADYGACLFLGLAEPVNTGLRKVFGPVGGGASLYFSHDLCDPAVAAMLNSAAAHASNIDDNALKGSHVSSVLAPAILAEAERIGASGRACVTAYVAGYETWASLVAVEADSYNAAGWHQTTALAPLAVAAAVANLTGMTAADTAQAIGIAASMTGGLVANFNGFVKPMQVGRAARAGIEAAALARNGFISSPLVLEGTGGLFAALSPKQNWSLDRIGSGEWQICAQGLNLKQYPNAATNHRALDGMAELIATHDIRPADVARIVVPITRHQHEVIRSRLPDPPARAPLLMIEPALAALLFGRRLAARDLLPEAIDRPDRAALAARVAIEVIDAPDEDRAPNLGYRSDLQVTLTTGETLVATPSPVALGHFTAPFTRAQLNAKFTGAAIGAGLSNGAGALFEALADLATLDSVAALPRYDAHYRNDERTDGTRC